The sequence GTGCAGGTCCACGTCGACTCGACGGAGCCCTTCGAGGAGGGCTTCTTCTTCGGCGTCGTCCTTCCCAAGGGTGTCACCGCGAAGCTGCGATCCCGCACTTCGGGGAACGTTCAATCCTTCATCAGAGCCCGTTCATCCCCCGCTGCGGAAAGTGCATGACCCTGTTCCGGAATCCCCGAGACCGCATCCCCGTCCTGTTGTTCCTCATCGTCTTCGCCCTGGACCTCACGGTGTACTTCACGGCGCGAAGCTGGTGGCTCCCCATCCTGTGGCTCGCGCTGTGGGTGATTCCCAAGGGGTGGATTTGCGCGTGGAACCACCACCACCAGCATGTGCCCACGTTCCGCCATGCCCTGCCCAACCGCCTCCTGGACGTGGTGTTCGGGTTCCAGACGGGGGTGACGTCGCATGCGTGGTTCCTGCACCACGTGCTCGGCCACCATCGCAACTACCTGGACCAGGAGAAGGACGAGGCCCGCTGGAAGCGCCGTGACGGCACGCCGATGGGCGAGGTGGAGTTCTCCGTCATCAACACGCTGGTGGCCTACCCGCGCGCGTTCCGCGTGGGACTTGCGCACCCGCGCGTGCTTCCCGTGTTCCTGGGCATGGGCGCGCTGCAGGTGGCGCTGCTCGGCCTGCTGTTCTGGCACGACGCGTACAACGCGCTCTGGGTGTTCCTGCTCCCCATGGCCGTGTCGCTCTACGTGACGGTGTGGGCCACGTACTTCCACCACGTCGGGCTCGACGCGACGGAGCACACCGCCGCCTCGTACAACATCGTGCATCGCGGCTACAACCTGATGACGGGCAACCTGGGCTATCACACCGCCCACCACGCACGGCATGGCGTGCACTGGTCCCAGCTCCCCGAGCTCCACGCGCAGCTCGCCCACGACATCCCCGCCTCGCTCTACCGCCAGCCCGGCATCCCCTTCGTGTGGTCCAACCCGGAGGCGCAGCTCGAGCTGGCCCCCGAGGGAGTGGAGGCGCTCGCACTGCGTAGCCCCACCGCGCGAACCTGATGCGCCACGACGCTCCCTCCAGTGCTGGAGGGTCCTTCGGTCCTCAACCGGAGGAACGCGAAGCTGCGAGACATGTTGCGCAAGGGCCTGGGGTTCGTTGCGGCGATGGCAGGACGTGCCGTCCGAACCTCTGAGCGGAACCCCATCCGAACTGGCGCTGTCGCCCGAGGCGGTGGCGCGCTCTCCGAGCAGTCGTTCGAGCGGCCCCGCCCTCGAAAGAGCGCTCACCGGCGACCTGGGCTACGGGGACTGCTGATGCGGATGCGCGGCCAACCGGGGAGCAGTCGCTCCATCGCCTGTGGGGCTTCGTCCATGTGAAGGAGGACGGGGCGGTGAAGAGGACCTCCAAGGAGCGGGAGAGAGCCCTCTCTTCAGGCAGCGTCGGGACTCGGCGGAGGAGCAGAAGGTAGGCCGAGGCTGCAGCCGCGGCAGTAGCCGATGCCCAGCTTCTTCAGGAGCAGCTCCAGAGGTGTGCCTCCTTCAGGGCACACAGACAAGGGAGGCGGGGCGATGCATTTCTTCATCATCGAGGCGCCCTCGTCGCAAGCAGACGACCCGAGGCTCCAGGAAGAATTCACGGAGTTCCTGATGAACGAAGTGATTCCTTCCATCGACACGCGTCCCACCCGGACAGGCCAGGTCAACGGCGTCCAGCTCTTCACGTCGACCGTCACCGGCGGGCTGAATCACTACGTCCTCATGGTCGCCGGCTACCAGTGGGAAGGGGCCGTGTCTGACGCTCTCGAGAAGATCAGGGCCGCGGGAGGCACGGTGAGGAGCCTGCCGGCGTCTGACCATGGCCGGCGCTGGGTGCTTGGAGAAGATGGCCGCCTGGAACTGGTCGGGCCCATCGAGACGCAGGAGGAGGCCCTCGCAGCCGGTCGCCCGGAGGCCGGAGAGGCTGGAGACGAGGGTGTACCCGCGCCCGCGTGAGGGGCAGCGCATGGTGGCTCGAGGCGGCCTTCCGTGAGGTGGCAGAGCGGCTGGGCGGACGTGCGCCGCGAACACCGTCCCGGTCGGGCCAGCGCGGCGCCGGAACGGGCGCGCCGAACACTCATCCGGGACTGACGGCCGCTTCCGCCGACCGTCTCGATGGGGTGGTCTCCGTGCCAACACGGGGCACGGCGAACATTGACGATGAAGCCCGGCCGGCCGCGCGCCAACGCTCGGGCCGCCGAGGCAATGGCCGCGTGGGCAGCCGCCCGTCAAAGGCCGTGCAACCGGTACCCACAGGGGATTCGCAATGCCAAGAACATTGAGCTTGGGCGCAAAGGGCCAGGACGTGGTTCTGCTGCAAACACGGCTGAACGCGTTGCCGAGCGCGCGGCCCCTGCTGGATGTGGATGGCGACTTCGGTCCCAAGACACTCCAGCGCGTCAAGGAGTTCCAGGCCAGCGGCTTCGTCAATGGCGTGGTCGACGCTGGCACGTGGTCGAAGCTGCTGGATGCCCCGCCAGCTCCGCGGGAAACCTTCTTCGTCGACGGGCGCCATCTGCACGACCCGAACGGCAACAGGGTTGTCCTGCGCGGCATCAACCTGCCCCTGCTGGACGACTGGAGTTTCCCGCCAGGCAACAGGCTGGCCGACCTCGAAAAAACCGGCTCGAATGCCGTCCGGATTCAATGGTACATCGACTATGGCAATCCCAATCGTCCGGGGTACGCCAGCGCTGACCTGGATGCCTTCCTGACCCAGTGCAAGACGAATCGCATGATTCCGATCCTGGGCCTGTGGGATGTCACATGCGATGCCGACCCGACGCTGGTGAATACAAAGCTGATTCCCTGGTGGATCTCGGATGAGATTGTCAGCATCCTCAACAAGCATCGACGATACCTGATCATCAATCTAGCGAATGAATTGGGATTCTATCGCTGGTCGGGTGCCCCCGCGGTTGCGCTGGACGCGTTCAAGAGTGCCCATGAAATGGCGATCACGAGCATTCGAGAGAAGCTGCACATGCCGGTGATGCTCGATGCGCCGGACTGCGGCACTTCAATCGATGCGTGGCTCTCGATCGGTCAGGAACTGATCGATCACGACCCTGACCACAATCTGCTCTTGAGCGTTCACGCCTATTGGGCGGACTACGATGGAATGCCGCACATCAACAGCACCGTCAATGCCAACCTGCCGATCGTCTTCGGCGAAGTCGCCAACAAGCAGGGCGAAACAATCAACAATGTGACGCATGATTGTTTCTACGATCTCGACGGTCTCAATCAGAACCATCCGCCGAACTTCGGTTTTACATACCAGAGCCTGCTGCAAACCCTCAAGACGCAAGAAATCGGGTGGCTCGCCTGGAGCTGGGGCCCGGATAGCTGCCAGAGTCGCAATATTGGCCAATACGCTCAGGACTCCAATCAATTCGAAGGCCTGAGCGAGCCTTTCGGCAACGACATCGTGAACAATCCCGACTATGGCTTGAAGGCGAGCGCCGAGCGCTCTTCGGTTTTTGCTCGAGACGGGGACATCACTCCCTCAGCCAACAGCATGACCACCGCCGAAGGCGGCATCCGCCATGACCCGGAAGGGTTTGCCCCGGCACGGAAAGTCAATCTGCTTACCTGGAAGGATGCGCGCAACGCCGACCGCACGCTGCACCTCGGCGCGTACCTCTACCAATATGATTTCAGCTTCGATGATGGTCAACGCGTCATCACACGGAGTGCCAACGATGATGCCCATGGCCATCCCGGCTTTGGCTATGTCGTCTCGCATTCCCCAACCGGCAATTCGCCCCTGGGCAAGGTCTGTCCGCCGAGCAATGTGGAGACGACCGTCTTCCTGGGCGGACACCATGCCATCCATCGCGTTGAGCTCGTGTACGACCGTGACCAAGAAGGAGGCGGCTTTGGAATCCAGATTCCCGTGGTGATTGAATGGTTCGTGGCGACCGGCCGCGACCATCCCGTATGGGCCGTTACCTGGAAGATGGGTGAGGCCGCCAACCCGCAGAACCGCGATTTCGACGATTACCTGATGGATGTGCGCGGTCCGTATGGCTCGCTCAATTTCGATGGTGCGGCCAGTCGGAACCAGGGTGATGCGATTGGCGGTGTGGCCTGGGGTGATTTCGGGCTGAAGTTCACGACGACCGATGCGCAACTGACCTTGAATTCACCGTGGACCTATAACACCCCGAATACGGTGTGCTTCACGCAGGCGTGGACGGCCAACGAGAACGCAGAGATGGGGATTGTTCAGACGCGGGTCGCCGACAAGGAAATGGGCTACCCGGGCCGCGTTGTGGGGCGCGAACGGGGTCATACGTCGGCGGAAGACCATCCGGATAAAGGCGACTGCACCGACTTCGGCCCCGACAACCGCAACTATTCCGTGCCGTGCGTCAACGGTTGGCCCTACCAGTTGATGAATTCTGATTGGGATCCGGATTCCGGCAAGCCGGCCGCCGAAGCGACCGGCACCAAGTTGCTCGCCTGGGGCTCGCCCATTGGCTGGCTGGGAGCCTCGGGATTCGAGTTGTTCGATGGCTCCGCCAGCGCCGACGGACGTGGTGACCGGTCGTACGCGACCTTCATCGTCTTGGGGCCCAGATTCCGTTTTGACCAGGGCGGCGAGCCAGCGGGGGACGTGGCCATCACCATCAAGATGGTCGAGGCACTCAATGCAGCGACCATCAGCGATGTACAGCCCGGTTCACTGGTCACGCAGGTAGCGCGGGGGCCTGGCGCAAGCCAGCTCAAGAACATCACCCATGGGTACAACGACACCTATGCCGCCTACTACCTGAGCGCAAGCGACAACCAGGTGGCATTCTCCTTCACGCCAGCCATTGGCACAGCAGTAAAGAACCCCATTTTCGTGATTCAGAACTACACGACTCAACGACTGCCGAGCATCACCGTCGATGGCAATCCGGTCAGCGTGAACACAGGCGCGGACGCAGGCGCTTTTGTCTCCCTCAATCCCGCCACCAGCGAATTGTGGGTGACCCTGAATGCAACCATTCAGGCCCCGATGGGGGTCCAGATCATGATTTGACGGGCGCGTGCCGGGCCGCCCAGGCGCTGCCTCCCTCACGAGGGCGCGGGTGCGCCCTCGTTTGAGGCCTCTCCAGCCTCCGGGCGACTGACCGCGGTGGCCTCGACCGGGACCAGGTGGCCCTCTTTGCCACCCGTCCACCACCAGCCCGTGTACTCGCCCGGCAGGCTCCTCACCTTGCCTCCGGCGGCCTCGATCTGCGCGACGGCGTCCTTCACGAAAAAGCGTCCCACGTCTCCCATGAAGAAGCCGTCGATCATGAGGACATACTGATTGGAGCCCTCGTTGGTGCCCGGCGTGAAGAGCTGGGCGCCAGTGACCTGGCCGTTCCGGTGGATCCCGCTGTTTATCGACGGAATCACTTTGTTCACCAGGAACTTTGTGAACTTCTCCTGGAGCTTCGGGTTGTCAGCTTGCGCTGAGGGCGCCTCGATAATGAAGACAAACATCGTCCGGCTCCTTCTTTGTGTGCCTTTATCGAGGCGCACCTGTGAAACTGCCTCTGAAAAAGGTCGGCATCGGCCACCACCGGGCTGGAGTATCGACCCCACCGTCTGCTCCTCCGACAAGTCCCTCCCCTGCCTGGAGGTGAGGCGCTGGTGGACGTGCAAGGCTCGCCGCGGTTCTCCCCGGCCTCCGGGCGACTGGCTGCGAAGACCTCGTCCTCCGCCGGTCTGGAGCGATGCTGAGCGTTGGATGAGCTGACAAACCCTCGAGCGGCCGTGGGCATGTTCAGCGGCACGGTGCGAGACTTCTGGTGGGTTGCCTCGACGGGGTGTGCACGCGCCGAGTAGGAGTCGTGGGTTTCCGCGCGCAGCCGTCGGATTTTCGCCGTCCGTCCCTGGTCGCGAAGGCTTCGCGGTTTCTTGCCCGCTCGCCCTGACTCGCGGCGCCTCGTATCCGCTTCCTGTGCGTCGACTCGCGCTTTCGCTCGCCGCTTCCTCCGGAACCTCCCTCGCGGTCGGCCCCTTGCGGTTTGCTCGGACTCGCTGCGACCAGCTCGCCCAGGGGACTTTCACCTCCAACCCACGCCCATGCAGGGCGCACCAGGAAGAAGCCCAGCAACCCGGTGAGATTGCTGGGCTTCTGAATGTGGAGGCGGCGGGAATCGAACCCGCCGCCTCCGGTGCCTTCCTCACTCGTACCGCAGCGACTCGATGGGGGCGAGGCTCGCCGCGCGGCGTGCGGGCCAGATGCCGAAGAACGCGTGCACTGACGCGGAGAAGGCGATGGCCACGACGATGGCCTCGGGCGCCACCACCACGCGCCAGCCCGCGACCTTCTGCAGCACCGCGGCGCCGCCCATGCCCAAAGCAGCCCGAAGGTGCCGCCCGCGAGGCACAACACCAGCGACGCCACGAGGAACTGGAGCAGGATGTCCATGCCCGTGGCGCCCAAGGCCTTGCGCAGACCAATTTCGCGCGTCCGCTCCGTCGATGTGCTTCGGGCTCTCCCGCAGCGCCTCCGCATCCTCGATGGACATGGACGCCTGTCCCCGGCCCAGGCCACCCGCCCAGGCCACCCTGGAAGGCCTCGCCGGGGCGCACCGCCTGCTGGTCATTTCTCACCTCTCTTCGAGCAGTGGTGCTCGATGCCACGGTCTCAGTCACAGCGGGGAAGCTCTGGAGGAACGAGCAGCACGGCCAGGTTGTCCCGCCAGCAGTTCCCGGTGCCGGTGCCGTTCCACAGCAGGTCGGCGCCGGGCGGCTGCGCGGGCGCGGTGCCGTTGCCCAGGGACACGTTGCGCTGGATGCGCGTATCCCTGCTGGGGGTGGCAGTGAGCGGGGTGCTGCCATCCCTGGTGGCGCTGGGCGAGGCGAGCTGCGCGCTCCACCTGCTGCACGCGCCCCTCGACAACTGGCTGCGCGCCGTGGACACGTACCTGGAACCTGGCTGGCGGTCGCGCGGACCGGGCTTCCTCACCGGCTACGCGCTGCGGTGCGTGGCCGTGTCGCTCGGGGTCTTCCGCTACGTGGAGGAGCCCGCCCGGCGCCGGCTGGCCGCGCGTGAGCGCCCGGCGCCTGCTGCCGGGCTCGACGTGGGCATGGCCGGCGGCCACTGACCGCCAGCGCACGAAGCAGCCTCCCTGGCGCCTGATGCGTGGAACGTACCGGCCGGACCATCATCTCTCGCATGGCATCGAGGGCCGAGCCGGCCCGGCGCGACACCGGGGCGGCTGTGCGCGCCGATGCCACGGGGCGGACATGGACAGCGAATTCGTCTACAAAATCCATCCAGCGATAGGCATCGCGCGCGTCGGCAATGCCGAGCGTGACCAGGGCGGCGCCGAGCCCTATTTCATTGGACCAGAGCTCCCCGGCGTCGTCCCGAAGGTCCCGGCCTACAAGCTGGACAAGAAGATCCGGCCGCAGGCCGCGCGGTTTCGCGTCTGGGCCTACCGGAAGGAGAATGGCAAGCTCGTGCCGGCCGGTGAGGTCCTGCCAGGGCGGGACGGCGTCAAGGAGCTTCGCTGGACCGTCCACCTCGCCAATCGCAAGGCTTCGTTCTTCAAGTTCGACGGCCTCGTTGGTGAAGCGGGGCGCTACCACAGCGGCAAGGACATTCTGCCGGGGCCGAAGCCGGAGTGCTTGCGCAACAGCGGGGTGAAGGACCGCGCCAGCCTGGACATTGACCCGGGTCCCCGGGTGATTGCCGGGCGCGGCACGGGCCGGGTGACCTTCTCTCCCTCGGGCAATCCCTCGGAGCGGTGGCCACTCGGGCCCGATGGACGCCCGGTGATTGACTATCTCGGCGAGCTGCGCACCGACGAAGCGGGCCGGCTGCTCGTGATTGGCGGCATGGGCTTGAGCAAGCGCAGGCTCGAGGCACCGCAGGAGAGGATGAATTACGCGAACAATGACGACTGGTTCGACGATGTC comes from Pyxidicoccus parkwaysis and encodes:
- a CDS encoding cellulase family glycosylhydrolase, encoding MVLLQTRLNALPSARPLLDVDGDFGPKTLQRVKEFQASGFVNGVVDAGTWSKLLDAPPAPRETFFVDGRHLHDPNGNRVVLRGINLPLLDDWSFPPGNRLADLEKTGSNAVRIQWYIDYGNPNRPGYASADLDAFLTQCKTNRMIPILGLWDVTCDADPTLVNTKLIPWWISDEIVSILNKHRRYLIINLANELGFYRWSGAPAVALDAFKSAHEMAITSIREKLHMPVMLDAPDCGTSIDAWLSIGQELIDHDPDHNLLLSVHAYWADYDGMPHINSTVNANLPIVFGEVANKQGETINNVTHDCFYDLDGLNQNHPPNFGFTYQSLLQTLKTQEIGWLAWSWGPDSCQSRNIGQYAQDSNQFEGLSEPFGNDIVNNPDYGLKASAERSSVFARDGDITPSANSMTTAEGGIRHDPEGFAPARKVNLLTWKDARNADRTLHLGAYLYQYDFSFDDGQRVITRSANDDAHGHPGFGYVVSHSPTGNSPLGKVCPPSNVETTVFLGGHHAIHRVELVYDRDQEGGGFGIQIPVVIEWFVATGRDHPVWAVTWKMGEAANPQNRDFDDYLMDVRGPYGSLNFDGAASRNQGDAIGGVAWGDFGLKFTTTDAQLTLNSPWTYNTPNTVCFTQAWTANENAEMGIVQTRVADKEMGYPGRVVGRERGHTSAEDHPDKGDCTDFGPDNRNYSVPCVNGWPYQLMNSDWDPDSGKPAAEATGTKLLAWGSPIGWLGASGFELFDGSASADGRGDRSYATFIVLGPRFRFDQGGEPAGDVAITIKMVEALNAATISDVQPGSLVTQVARGPGASQLKNITHGYNDTYAAYYLSASDNQVAFSFTPAIGTAVKNPIFVIQNYTTQRLPSITVDGNPVSVNTGADAGAFVSLNPATSELWVTLNATIQAPMGVQIMI
- a CDS encoding fatty acid desaturase family protein gives rise to the protein MTLFRNPRDRIPVLLFLIVFALDLTVYFTARSWWLPILWLALWVIPKGWICAWNHHHQHVPTFRHALPNRLLDVVFGFQTGVTSHAWFLHHVLGHHRNYLDQEKDEARWKRRDGTPMGEVEFSVINTLVAYPRAFRVGLAHPRVLPVFLGMGALQVALLGLLFWHDAYNALWVFLLPMAVSLYVTVWATYFHHVGLDATEHTAASYNIVHRGYNLMTGNLGYHTAHHARHGVHWSQLPELHAQLAHDIPASLYRQPGIPFVWSNPEAQLELAPEGVEALALRSPTART
- a CDS encoding ABC transporter permease — its product is MGGAAVLQKVAGWRVVVAPEAIVVAIAFSASVHAFFGIWPARRAASLAPIESLRYE